In one window of Musa acuminata AAA Group cultivar baxijiao chromosome BXJ3-2, Cavendish_Baxijiao_AAA, whole genome shotgun sequence DNA:
- the LOC135585044 gene encoding protein RER1B-like, which yields MEGDDAAASHPLSKWRSDFSRAFRYYLDRSTPHTTGRWLGTAVVAVIYVLRVYFVHGFYIVSYGLGIYLLNILIGFLSPLVDPEIEVSDGPALPTRGSDEFKPFVRRLPEFKFWYSITKAFCVAFVMTFFSMFDVPVFWPILLCYWIVLFFLTMKRQIVHMIKYKYVPFNIGKKRYGAKKSPGSSSSISKD from the exons ATGGAGGGCGATGACGCAGCTGCTTCGCATCCGCTGTCGAAATGGAGAAGCGATTTCTCCAGAGCCTTCCGGTACTACCTGGATAGATCGACGCCTCACACGACCGGAAGATGGCTCGGGACCGCTGTGGTCGCGGTGATCTACGTCCTGCGTGTTTATTTTGTCCATGGGTTTTATATCGTCAGCTACGGCTTAGGGATCTATCTTCTGAATATCTTGATTGGATTCTTGTCGCCACTCGTGGATCCAGAGATCGAAGTTTCCGATGGGCCTGCCCTGCCTACCAGGGGCTCCGACGAATTCAAACCCTTTGTTCGCCGTCTCCCCGAATTCAAGTTCTG gtattcCATAACGAAAGCTTTCTGTGTTGCATTTGTGATGACTTTCTTTTCCATGTTTGATGTTCCTGTCTTTTGGCCAATACTACTGTGCTACTGGATTGTTCTTTTCTTCCTGACAATGAAGCGCCAAATTGTACACATGATCAAGTACAAGTATGTGCCTTTCAATATAGGGAAGAAG AGATATGGAGCTAAAAAGAGTCctggaagcagcagcagcatatcAAAGGATTGA